In a single window of the Elusimicrobiota bacterium genome:
- a CDS encoding PorV/PorQ family protein, with translation MKKIVIILFFTLSTYICHATGPWTNGASILRQGIGARPLGMGEAFVGLADDINTLQFNPAGLSNISNKESGATYSKELVDMSYSNIAYAQPLGEKGYIGGSFLLFQGGDIEINWWDSVNGVRTETRNAEQDYVLTLGYAQDFMSEGELSAGANLKYVSSKLAEESTASSIAVDLGGLYRLLDNKLSLGLSILNIGTALKYKGGISSGSEDDPLPLGIRVGGAYVFISEDMKKLTGVLDINKYSNTDMQLNLGLECWLKEMIALRTGYEIGYDLASITAGLGFKVKNCQLDYGFSPMSKINAIHKVSFILRFGESSEESDKTVTATMKKSKPSNEKTNSSVKKSKLSDLKSSSKAEQKYKRGLMYFNTEEYELAIAEFQGAIELNPDNQEATAKIAEATEKLKEQTYQQGLEFFNKKQYAKAKVQFGKVLEMDPSNQEAKQKLIDIENLLKK, from the coding sequence ATGAAAAAGATTGTAATAATTTTGTTTTTCACATTATCAACATATATCTGTCATGCTACAGGTCCCTGGACTAACGGGGCATCTATATTAAGACAAGGAATTGGAGCAAGACCCTTGGGTATGGGAGAAGCATTTGTAGGTTTAGCAGATGATATAAATACACTTCAGTTTAATCCTGCAGGGTTAAGTAATATTTCAAATAAAGAATCAGGAGCTACATATTCAAAAGAATTAGTTGATATGAGTTATAGTAATATAGCATATGCCCAACCATTAGGTGAGAAAGGATATATTGGCGGTTCTTTCCTGTTATTTCAAGGTGGGGACATAGAGATAAACTGGTGGGACTCAGTAAACGGGGTAAGAACTGAAACGAGGAATGCAGAACAAGATTATGTTTTAACATTAGGATATGCTCAGGATTTTATGAGCGAAGGTGAATTATCTGCAGGTGCTAATCTTAAATACGTTAGTAGTAAATTAGCCGAAGAATCTACAGCGTCCAGTATTGCTGTAGATTTAGGCGGGTTATACCGGTTATTGGATAATAAATTATCTTTGGGTCTGTCAATCCTGAATATAGGAACTGCGTTAAAATACAAAGGCGGTATATCAAGCGGTTCGGAAGATGACCCGCTGCCTTTAGGAATAAGAGTAGGCGGTGCTTATGTTTTTATTTCTGAAGACATGAAAAAACTTACAGGTGTTTTAGATATTAATAAATATTCAAACACTGATATGCAGCTTAATTTAGGATTAGAGTGCTGGTTAAAAGAAATGATAGCGTTACGGACTGGTTACGAGATAGGATATGATTTAGCTTCTATTACAGCCGGTTTAGGGTTTAAAGTTAAGAATTGCCAGTTGGATTACGGGTTCAGTCCTATGAGTAAAATAAACGCTATTCATAAAGTTTCGTTTATATTAAGGTTTGGCGAATCATCTGAAGAATCAGATAAAACAGTTACAGCTACGATGAAAAAATCTAAGCCTTCAAATGAAAAAACTAACAGTTCGGTGAAAAAATCTAAGCTTTCGGATTTGAAAAGCAGCAGTAAGGCTGAACAAAAATACAAAAGAGGGTTAATGTACTTTAATACAGAAGAATATGAACTTGCTATTGCTGAATTTCAGGGTGCGATTGAGTTGAATCCTGACAATCAGGAAGCCACTGCAAAGATAGCTGAAGCTACTGAAAAACTAAAAGAACAAACATACCAGCAAGGATTAGAATTTTTTAATAAAAAACAATATGCAAAAGCTAAAGTTCAGTTTGGTAAAGTACTTGAAATGGATCCTTCTAATCAGGAAGCTAAACAAAAATTAATAGATATTGAAAATTTGTTAAAAAAATAG